From the Papaver somniferum cultivar HN1 chromosome 2, ASM357369v1, whole genome shotgun sequence genome, the window TTTTATGACTTCCAACAACCTTTATATACATCACCATCACCTCCAAATATCGAATATATCCCGAAAATCTCTTGTTTTTCCTCTACCCCAAGTTACagaattttctttatcttctcacgcgtttatATGTTATGCCCCAAAACACTCTAAGAAGATAAAATCAAATCCCCAGAGAAGATATTCTCATATTCTTTGCGTTCTTTCCAAAACAAACCAAATACCCGAGATATTTTCCCTTCCATGTTCTATCGAGATATTGAAGGAAACCTCTTTATTTTCCGAGTTTAACTCCATTAATAATCATGATTTGATAAAACCAGTCGACCCCAAACCAAATCATACAAAATCTCCGACTAATTCTCGACTAAAATCCTTCCAAAAAACTCGCAGTTTTAACAcattgttttcccgccaaatatgtCTATAGCGCAATGGGGTGCCCTTAGCAATTTTTGGTGTGTCTATAGCGCAGTGGGGTGCCCTCAGTAATTTGTGGGGTTCCTTTAGCACTTTTTCGATCCAATTTTTTCGCAAAAGTTTATTTGTCAAAAATACAtataaacacataaaataccataataagtacaaaattgagcactaacaattaTAGAGAATTGGGACAAATAAGacgcaaaaatgtgtctatcagtttctATATTCATCAAAATTGATATTTTATGCTACAAGAATAGAAAATGCAGTTTGTTTATCTTCTGAATCATAGTAATTAGATGCTTCATCAATAGTTGCTGCCAAAGCCTTACTACTAGTGTATTTTCTTAAATTAGTTTTATTGACCAAGTGACCAAAACCTCTACACTTATAGCACCGAGGCATATGTTTATCATCACTATCATTGGATTTCCTGTTTCTATGAGGGACACGATTGTAAGGACGATTTGATTGAATATGGAGGATCTTTAGAGAATCATATATTTTACTTCcttagaagatctctaaactgtcgaGTGACGGGAGACACAGAAGTGTCAAGATCCACTTCAGAATTAACGCTATCACTTTCGCGATATTCCTCTGGCACACAAACACTTTTTTTACCCTTTCCGGATTTCTAGTATTTTTACCGACTTTAAAGACCATGACTTTTTCGGTCTTAGTGTGATGTTTCTAGTATTTTTATCATAATCAAAGAtgtttaactttccaacaagatctCTTCGTGTAAGAGTTAGATCGTTTCCTTCTGTGATgttatgtttcttagactcgtatcgagCTGGTAAAGATCCAATAATTAGTACAATATCCTTTTTTGAAATAGTGTTTCCTAACACATGAGAGGTATTCACtatttcaaaaaatttatgattAAATTTCTCAAACGAATTTTcgtcatccatacgaaggtttttccaGTTAGAAGTTAGGTTCTGAAGTCGTGCTTTCTTTTCTGATGTATTTCCTttgaatacaatttctaaaaTATCCTAAACTTCCTTCGACGTTTCACATAtagacacatgatgttgaaggTCTTGGCTTATGACACGTTTAATAACATTCAATCCATCAAAATTTTGCTTTGAAACACTAATTTCAGCAGCGtcactcaccaatatccttgacATACCGTCTGTAGTAACTGTTTGATGAGTATATTCTTTGACAACCTTCACTCATGTACTGAAATCATGAGCTTGTAGGAAGGACCGCATAGATGTTTTCCACCATAAGTGATTTGTTCCATCGGAGGCTGGTGTATGTTAACAAAGATAAAACTCTTGTCCATAAATTTCAGATCgctgcaaacacagacttattagttTTTTCCTGTGTtttcatgctctgataccaattgaaaaggagaggttaccaagtacaccaccaactttttcgctcGGAAACCTTCATGGAAAAACTTGTAAGAATCAGAATTATAGATCAACAATGAGATCATGTACCTGATTTGTAAACAAGTTTACTTagacaaatcaatatccaagaatcaatctagTATGTAACTAAACTGTTCACAAACCGAATTCTaataagaacaagtcttgtaatctatatttcaaaatACAAATTCATAAGAATAAATCTTGTAGGTGCGATGTAGTTTGCCCATGAAAAACTGTCTAGGTTTTTTGATGTACTACTTGCAATATTTTCATTTACTCATTATTTCTACCATTCTATTTATCGAGATAACGTTGCATGCCTTCAGTATAAATGATTATTTACGGAGAACAAATTTCGAGGTCGAGCTTGTACTCCATTAATCTTGAAACATAATGTAAGTTTATCGGTTGAGAACAATCTATTATGCGATATATTATTCGGTATTAAAGCTTTTGAAACTTATGTCCTTGTTATACTTCTAGTCCATCTATCGTTTAAGGTCTCCAAGTAATGCTTTGATCTTACATTTATCTGTTTTTCGTGCCACTTCACTCCACTGTATCTATATAAAATGTAAAACAAGCCTAACACAAGAAAACTAACTGCatcaatcataaaaataaataaattagtgtACTATGGAAAAGATGTTTTAGACACAACCAGGCCAAAACTTGTCTAATTTGGCCGagttagggcaattcctatggtatGAACAAatttggagtttgttcattttgctcccactatggaatgaacaaacatgaaaaatggatgttcatatcaacaaatctgttgatttgaacatcgagtTGGAACATCCAGCGCGCATCTGTGGTAACGACGAGCGATATTTCTACCAACGCTGGCGTCAGAAGAAATGACGCGCGTTCATGCAAAAAACGCCAAAGACacttggattgacgcccacgaCTCTTGGATTGACGCCAAGTACAATCCCTGATTATTTTACTACTTTTTAACCTTATTTTTATCTCAcgttatcctattttatctcatttaaatattttattttatttttcatctttatcctacaaaacattttatattaaaaagaaatacaaGTGGAACCCTAAAAAACCAAATATGTTTATTTTTCCTTACTTTACCATAGCGGAGAAACCCGTTTGGCCATCCAgtggctcaacaaaattttgagtttgaacatTACTAAGGGAACTGCTCTTAGGAAGCAAAACAGACATAATTTGGGATTGGGACGCACAGGATAGCGGTTCATTCTGGCATACTAGGCTATTCACCACCAGAATAACTTCACTGGAAATAAAAGAGGGAAAAGAAAGGTTATCCATTGAGAAAGAGCTCACTGGTGAGAGAGCAGAGGGAAACGAAAAAAGAGAGGAGCAAAAATGTTGGGTCTTTCATTGGCTTCACCGTCAAACACAGCAATCTTCAATCCTTCTTCACTACTTACAAAGAACAACCTCAAATCATCTTTCCACGGTATCCGCGTCAAGAATGTATCGCTCCCTAAAATGCcctctttctcatcatcttcatcttcctctaagtCATCTTCAGTAGTGATGATGTCAAAaagagaagaagagttgaaagaaatcaGATCTAAATCTACTGAACAAATCAATGATGAAATTATCGATATTAAAGGAGAATTACTCATGCTCAGACTACAAAAATCAGCTCGCGAAGAGTTCAAATCTAGTGATTTTCGGAAAATGCGCAAAAGGGTAACCGTTTATTGTTCTTTTTATTGTTAAAATTCCTAGAGATAATGTTGTTTTTTATGGAGATTTGTCTGAAATTTCGTGTTTTTCTTATGACATTTATTTACATTTCTGTTATTGTTTTGTTAGAAAGAATTGGCTGCTAAAGATTAGGGTTTTAGGTCAGTATTCCAATTTTATGATGAGCTTAAAAGTTGGGAATTGAGATGCTAACTAGGGTGATAACTAGAAAGTGTTTTTGATTGCTATAGGTAAGGGTTAGTACTGCAATGAAGGTAGGACAAGTTTCATTGCTTCGAACTGAGATGTTGAGATTCCAATGTTGCATAGCGAAGTGTAGTTTCCGAAAAAGGGATAAGATGCTTATCAATTTTGGACCATCTAAGTCATAGTTACTGGTTGTGAAGGATTACGTTTATCCTTTAACTTCCACTGCAGAATATGTGCTTTGTTTGTTTAGAACGTTCTGTTTCATCCTTGAAAAGCTATTTTTGATCAGTCACTCTACACTTGTAGATGTTTTGACTGTAGACGGATAATTTTTTCATTGTCATGTTGTTCAACTGGTGGTACGGAGAAAATGAAGATAGCTTTGCATTGTTTGAAACAAAGGAGTCAAATAGATATAGGCTGTCTGGTGACGGAATGAGGCATGGTGTTGGTAATTGTTGCTATGTTGCCGTTAGAAAGAACAGAAAGATTACCATAGCAGTAGGTACAAGATTAAAGTGGTGCTAAAGTTGAATGAATATTCCTTATGCTATTAGACAAGGGAAAATTCCTCTTTCCTTCTCTATACTGTGCTGGTGCTTCAAGTTCTGTCGTTAGATTGGTGTAGAAAGTGAAAGTACATATTTAAATTTATCTCTGCTGGTGTGTTTTCA encodes:
- the LOC113347359 gene encoding 50S ribosomal protein L29, chloroplastic-like produces the protein MLGLSLASPSNTAIFNPSSLLTKNNLKSSFHGIRVKNVSLPKMPSFSSSSSSSKSSSVVMMSKREEELKEIRSKSTEQINDEIIDIKGELLMLRLQKSAREEFKSSDFRKMRKRVARMLTVRRERELEEGIKKRLSRKLDKQWKKSIVVRPPPSLRKMQEEERAAEAAEAEKAT